Proteins found in one Megachile rotundata isolate GNS110a chromosome 14, iyMegRotu1, whole genome shotgun sequence genomic segment:
- the Kua gene encoding plasmanylethanolamine desaturase Kua isoform X1, with amino-acid sequence MDEIKVANLSQAASAACSMATNFLAPVKTERQIYENSMLEDDPNANSVVSTSQEDRTVPRWGPTHKGAQELANLYSTGKRTQECICIGICITLMIVNSIFILVRLRLENLSSIAIAAFCGIVTADFGSGLVHWAADTWGSVELPILGKNFLRPFREHHIDPTSITRHDFIETNGDNFMVTIPFLCKLTWDFLTLPESEIQQKFLWTCYWFLLAIFVAMTNQIHKWSHTYFGLPAWVVWLQEHRIILPRKHHRVHHVAPHETYFCITTGWLNWPLEQLRFWYILEIIIEKATGCKPRADDLKWAQKRS; translated from the exons atggATGAAATAAAAGTGGCAAATTTGAGCCAAGCGGCATCGGCCGCGTGTTCGATGGCTACGAATTTCTTGGCGCCAGTGAAAACCGAACGGCAGATCTACGAGAATTCAATGCTCGAGGACGATCCCAATGCTAACTCGGTGGTGTCAACTTCGCAAGAAGACAGAACCGTACCGAGATGGGGTCCAACTCACAAGGGTGCTCAAGAACTTGCAAATCTTTACAGCACTG GTAAAAGGACGCAAGAATGCATTTGTATCGGCATCTGTATTACACTCATGATAGTTAATTCAATTTTCATTCTCGTCAGGTTacgattagaaaatttaagttCAATAGCGATAGCAGCATTTTGCGGCATCGTTACCGCAGATTTTGGATCTGGATTGGTTCACTGGGCTGCTGACACATGGGGTTCAGTAGAACTCCCAATCCTTGGAAAG AACTTCTTGAGACCATTTCGAGAGCATCATATTGATCCAACAAGCATAACAAGGCATGATTTTATAGAAACTAATGGTGATAATTTCATGGTCACAATTCCATTCCTTTGTAAGCTAACATGGGACTTTCTAACTCTACCAGAATCAGAGATACAGCAAAAATTTCTTTGGACTTGTTATTGGTTTTTACTTGCTATTTTTGTAGCAATGACTAATCAG atACATAAATGGTCACATACGTATTTTGGACTACCTGCATGGGTTGTCTGGTTGCAGGAACATAGAATTATATTACCTAGGAAACATCATCGAGTGCATCATGTCGCACCGCATGAGACTTATTTCTGTATTACTACTGGATGGTTGAATTGGCCATTAGAACAACTTCGGTTTTGgtacattttagaaattattatcGAAAAAGCTACTGGTTGTAAACCAAGAGCAGATGATTTGAAATGGGCACAAAAGCGGTCTTGA
- the Kua gene encoding plasmanylethanolamine desaturase Kua isoform X2 has product MLTRWCQLRKKTEPYRDGVQLTRVLKNLQIFTALKIYMIRAHRAGAYICRPSSKIVRKQKKRKRTQECICIGICITLMIVNSIFILVRLRLENLSSIAIAAFCGIVTADFGSGLVHWAADTWGSVELPILGKNFLRPFREHHIDPTSITRHDFIETNGDNFMVTIPFLCKLTWDFLTLPESEIQQKFLWTCYWFLLAIFVAMTNQIHKWSHTYFGLPAWVVWLQEHRIILPRKHHRVHHVAPHETYFCITTGWLNWPLEQLRFWYILEIIIEKATGCKPRADDLKWAQKRS; this is encoded by the exons ATGCTAACTCGGTGGTGTCAACTTCGCAAGAAGACAGAACCGTACCGAGATGGGGTCCAACTCACAAGGGTGCTCAAGAACTTGCAAATCTTTACAGCACTG AAGATATACATGATACGTGCACACAGGGCCGGCGCTTACATTTGCAGACCCAGTTCCAAAATTGTGCGGAAGCAAAAAAAAC GTAAAAGGACGCAAGAATGCATTTGTATCGGCATCTGTATTACACTCATGATAGTTAATTCAATTTTCATTCTCGTCAGGTTacgattagaaaatttaagttCAATAGCGATAGCAGCATTTTGCGGCATCGTTACCGCAGATTTTGGATCTGGATTGGTTCACTGGGCTGCTGACACATGGGGTTCAGTAGAACTCCCAATCCTTGGAAAG AACTTCTTGAGACCATTTCGAGAGCATCATATTGATCCAACAAGCATAACAAGGCATGATTTTATAGAAACTAATGGTGATAATTTCATGGTCACAATTCCATTCCTTTGTAAGCTAACATGGGACTTTCTAACTCTACCAGAATCAGAGATACAGCAAAAATTTCTTTGGACTTGTTATTGGTTTTTACTTGCTATTTTTGTAGCAATGACTAATCAG atACATAAATGGTCACATACGTATTTTGGACTACCTGCATGGGTTGTCTGGTTGCAGGAACATAGAATTATATTACCTAGGAAACATCATCGAGTGCATCATGTCGCACCGCATGAGACTTATTTCTGTATTACTACTGGATGGTTGAATTGGCCATTAGAACAACTTCGGTTTTGgtacattttagaaattattatcGAAAAAGCTACTGGTTGTAAACCAAGAGCAGATGATTTGAAATGGGCACAAAAGCGGTCTTGA
- the Wdr82 gene encoding WD repeat domain 82: MKLVDHVVRSFKVAKVFRENSDRINSIDFSPNGDTLISCSEDDQIVIYDCEKGTQVRTVNSKKYGVDLIHFTHAKNTAIHSSTKIDDTIRYLSLHDNKYIRYFPGHSKKVVSLCISPIEDTFLSGSLDKSLRLWDLRSPNCHGVMNVSGRPVAAYDPEGLIFAAGVNSEFLKLYDLRSFDKGPFVTFKLSQEKECDWTGLKFSRDGKTILISTNGSTIRLIDAFHGTPLQTFAGYLNNKGIAIEASFSPDSQFVFSGSTDGRVHVWNAETGYKVCVLNGDHPAPVQCIQFNPKYMMLASACTNMAFWLPTVDESA; the protein is encoded by the coding sequence ATGAAGCTCGTTGACCACGTGGTGAGGAGCTTCAAGGTGGCCAAGGTTTTCCGTGAAAATTCCGACCGCATAAATAGCATCGACTTTTCACCGAACGGGGACACTTTGATCTCCTGTTCAGAGGATGATCAAATCGTGATATACGATTGTGAGAAAGGCACTCAGGTGCGTACGGTTAATTCCAAGAAGTATGGTGTAGATTTAATACACTTTACCCATGCGAAAAATACTGCGATACATAGTAGTACCAAAATTGATGACACGATTCGTTATCTGAGTCTGCATGACAACAAGTACATCAGATATTTCCCTGGTCACAGTAAAAAAGTTGTGTCACTGTGTATCAGTCCTATAGAAGATACGTTTTTGTCTGGTTCTTTGGATAAATCTTTAAGACTATGGGATTTACGTTCACCCAATTGTCATGGTGTAATGAACGTTTCTGGTCGTCCAGTTGCTGCATATGATCCTGAAGGTCTTATTTTTGCTGCAGGCGTCAATTCAGAGTTTTTGAAATTGTATGACTTACGCAGTTTTGACAAAGGACCATTTGTTACATTTAAACTGTCTCAAGAAAAGGAATGTGATTGGACAGGATTGAAATTTAGCAGAGATGGTAAAACCATCTTGATTTCTACAAATGGTAGTACGATTCGTTTGATTGATGCGTTTCATGGCACTCCGCTACAAACATTTGCTGGTTACTTAAACAACAAAGGAATTGCAATTGAAGCCAGCTTCAGCCCTGACTCGCAGTTTGTATTTAGTGGATCTACAGATGGCAGAGTACACGTATGGAATGCCGAAACTGGATATAAAGTTTGCGTGCTTAATGGAGACCACCCTGCACCTGTTCAGTGTATTCAATTTAATCCTAAATACATGATGTTAGCTTCTGCCTGTACCAACATGGCATTTTGGTTACCCACTGTAGATGAAAGTGCATAA